Proteins from a single region of Melanotaenia boesemani isolate fMelBoe1 chromosome 3, fMelBoe1.pri, whole genome shotgun sequence:
- the LOC121637322 gene encoding pre-miRNA 5'-monophosphate methyltransferase, which yields MATSSDAGDEINDPGAAPYGNFINYYTFNPPENRLSLIPATLLEDLGYSDSRNEATLILDVGCNSGELSVAFYKHLVQKPGEDSHQSKVHLLGFDLDENLIQRAQQTNPYHGSITFISLDITENTNSLQDYLSQHSCSRFHLCLCLAVTMWVHLNHGDSGLLQLLSRLASISQHLLLEAQPWKCYRSAARRLRKLGRSDFDHFKTLKIRGDIAGHAREHLEKHCGMELIQSFGSTAWDRQLLLFRQR from the exons ATGGCAACGTCCAGCGACGCTGGTGATGAAATTAACGACCCCGGCGCAGCTCCATACGGCAACTTTATAAACTACTACACGTTTAATCCTCCGGAGAATCGTCTGAGTCTGATTCCAGCCACACTCCTTGAGGATCTGGGTTACAGTGACAGTCGTAATGAAGCCACGCTGATCCTCGATGTGGGGTGTAACTCCGGG GAACTGAGTGTAGCCTTTTACAAGCATCTGGTCCAGAAGCCTGGAGAGGATTCACACCAGAGTAAAGTTCACCTTCTGGGATTTGACTTGGATGAAAACCTCATTCAACGGGCTCAGCAGACCAACCCCTACCATGGCAGCATCACTTTCATCTCCCTGGACATCACTGAGAATACAAACTCACTGCAGGACTACCTCAGCCAGCACAGCTGTTCCCGCTTCCACCTGTGCCTGTGCCTGGCAGTCACCATGTGGGTTCACCTGAACCATGGAGACTCAggcctgctgcagctgctctcaCGCCTGGCCTCCATCAGCCAGCACCTCCTGCTGGAGGCCCAGCCCTGGAAGTGTTACCGCTCTGCAGCGCGGCGGCTGAGGAAGCTGGGACGCTCAGACTTTGATCACTTTAAGACCCTTAAGATTCGGGGGGACATAGCAGGTCATGCCAGGGAGCACCTGGAAAAACACTGCGGCATGGAGCTCATCCAGAGCTTTGGCAGCACTGCTTGGGACCGTCAGCTGCTGCTTTTCAGACAGAGATGA
- the LOC121637039 gene encoding cytochrome c oxidase assembly protein COX14 homolog, with translation MVSGKRLADIGYRAFSGSMMLLTLYGGYLCAMRGYRYMEKQKQLKLAAENQDSEVIKD, from the coding sequence ATGGTGTCAGGAAAGCGTCTGGCAGACATTGGCTATCGGGCTTTTTCTGGGTCGATGATGCTGCTGACACTGTACGGAGGTTACCTGTGTGCAATGCGAGGATACCGGTACATGGAGAagcaaaaacagctgaaactgGCAGCAGAGAACCAGGATTCTGAAGTCATCAAAGACTGA